TGACGGCGCTCAGGCGGCTGTCGGTTGGGTCGTTCAAGGAGTCCGAATCGGTGCGGTTGGGGGACCTGCAGGAGATGGAGAGGGCGGACGCCGAGGCCCGCATCCTGCCCATGCACGAGGCCATGCGTGACTTCCCCCGCCGGGTGGTCGACGAGGCCGAGCTGGACGACGTCAGCCACGGTCGAGAGCTGGTCGCCCAGCAGGCCCCAATGAGGCTCGGAGAGCTGCCCATGATGTCGATGAAGCGCACCGGCGACCGGCCCGCCCACGAAGCCGGAATGACCGCCGGTATCCCGGTCGGGATCATCGGACCGGACGGCGAGCTGGTAGCGGTGTACCGGCGGTCGGCCAAGGGCCTGAAGCCGGCGGCGGTGCTGATATGAAGGTCGTCCGGGGCGGGGAGCCGGCCGACACGCCTACCGCAGTCACCATCGGCAACTTCTACTGCGTCCACCGGGGCCACCAGTCGCTGATCCGCAAGGTCAAAAAGCACGCACAGGAGCTCGACGCCCTCGCCACGGTGATCACGTTCGAGCCGCACCCGCAGAAGGTTCTTCGCGGCATCGGACCTCCCGGCCTGGTGACCGCCGAGGGCAAGCTGGCGCTGCTGGAGCAGGCCGGGGTCGACCAGGTGGTGATCCTGGACTTCACTCCGGAACTATCCCGGGTAGAGCCGGAGGAGTTCATCGAGAGGATCCTGGTGAAGGAGCTGGGCGTGAAGGCGATAGTGGTCGGCTCGGACTTCCGCTTTGGCCGCTACGCCCGGGGCGACGTGACGATGCTCAAGTCGTTCGGCAAGCGCCTGGGATTTCTCTTCGAGCCCGCCCGCATGGCGGAGGCCGAGGGCCAGACGATCTCCAGCACTGCAATCCGCCACGCCCTGGCCGAGGGCGACGTCCGCTGGGCCGCCAAGGCGATGGGCCGTCCCTACCGGCTGCCGGGCAAGGTCGTCCACGGCGCCGGCCGGGGAAAGGGCCTGGGCTACCCGACCGCCAACCTGAACCCGCCGCCCGAGATTTGTGTGCCGGGAGCAGGGATCTACGCCGGCTACACGGTCGACCAGGGCCGGAAGCGCCCGAGCGCAATCAGCGTCGGCACCAACCCGACGTTCGGGCAGAACCCGCTGAGCGTGGAGTCGTTCGTGATCGACTTTGAGGGCGACCTGTACGGCCACGACGTCGAATTCGAGTTCATCGCCCGGCTCAGGGACCACATCGCGTTCCCGAGCGTGGAAGCGCTGAACGAGGCGATAGCCAACGACGTAGAGGAAGCGCGCAGGATCCTGGGCGTCTAGGGTCGGCCGGACGCCCCCGATGGGGTGCCGCACATTCCGCAGTAAAGCGCCTTGTACGCGATGGGTGCGTTGCACGAATTGCAGTAGTGGACCGCCCGGCTTCGGAAACCGAAAAGGTGAAGTGGAAGACCGAGTGCCGCCAGGCCGGCCGGGAAGAGAATGAAGTAGTACAGCGAGGGTTCGAGGATCGAATCGCCCGGTTCCATTCCCTCCGGCCACATTCCGGTGACGATTGCAACCGTCATGAGGTACAGGCCGGCCAGATCCTTCTTCCACGTTTGGCGCCAGCTTGCAGCCGAGAATGGGTATGGCGGCGTTGTCACGAGCTGCCCGAATAGACATACGGACAGAGCCAGTACCAGGCCTGCTGAAATCGAAAGACCAATGCTTAAGCCGCCAAGAATTCTGAACGCGGTCATGGCCAACCCAAACCCGGCGGGTATCAGGAGCCAGTAGCGCCCGATACGAACGACCCGGCCGCATGACGGGCAACGATTCACCCCCACCGGGCAAGCGGTGCCGCAGTGCATGCAGTACATCGTTCGACCGGTGATAGGAGGACTCCCTGTTGGCGACCCAACGACCAGCCCGTTAGCCTTTCGAGGGTCCGAAAACCGATCGAAGGGTTCCAGTGTGCGCTACCGGATCGTCGATGTGTTCACCGACAAGCCGTTTTCCGGCAACGGGCTTTGTGTGGTCCTGGACGAATGTCCCGAACACCTGATGCAGGCCGTTGCTCGTGAGGCCAACCTCAGCGAGACCACCTTTCCCACGGTCACCGGCGAGGACTCCTACCGAATGCGGGTGTTCACCCCGGCGGGCG
This window of the Actinomycetota bacterium genome carries:
- a CDS encoding bifunctional riboflavin kinase/FAD synthetase, whose amino-acid sequence is MKVVRGGEPADTPTAVTIGNFYCVHRGHQSLIRKVKKHAQELDALATVITFEPHPQKVLRGIGPPGLVTAEGKLALLEQAGVDQVVILDFTPELSRVEPEEFIERILVKELGVKAIVVGSDFRFGRYARGDVTMLKSFGKRLGFLFEPARMAEAEGQTISSTAIRHALAEGDVRWAAKAMGRPYRLPGKVVHGAGRGKGLGYPTANLNPPPEICVPGAGIYAGYTVDQGRKRPSAISVGTNPTFGQNPLSVESFVIDFEGDLYGHDVEFEFIARLRDHIAFPSVEALNEAIANDVEEARRILGV